The following proteins are co-located in the Thermus thermophilus HB8 genome:
- a CDS encoding FAD-dependent oxidoreductase gives MLREAEVVVLGAGVAGLTLARLLWERGRKVLVVAEALGEASRPPVALVNPLRGRRFTLAEEGERALAAALAFYGRFVPLHLGVFRPVPEEDRPKVAGRLSRLKHRWEKEGVLLEEAFWLEPRPLLARLAEGLPLLRGRVLAWEPPWLVLEGGGRVRGEVLVYAGGGRGAHLLGLEGRHVPGLVLTLLDYFPRAVSYRVYLAGAALGGSYLPGEEGYRLPPPTEGEVEWLLQGAEALVGYRPRVASLWRGVRFRLSSFLFPVEGGFALTGLGSTGFLYAPLLAERLAERL, from the coding sequence ATGCTCCGGGAAGCCGAGGTGGTGGTCCTGGGGGCCGGGGTGGCGGGGCTCACCCTGGCCCGCCTCCTTTGGGAAAGGGGCCGGAAGGTCCTGGTGGTGGCCGAGGCCCTGGGGGAGGCGAGCCGCCCTCCCGTGGCCCTGGTGAACCCCCTTAGGGGGAGGCGCTTCACCCTGGCGGAGGAGGGGGAAAGGGCCTTGGCGGCGGCCCTCGCCTTTTACGGCCGCTTCGTCCCCCTCCACCTCGGGGTCTTCCGCCCCGTGCCCGAGGAGGACCGGCCCAAGGTGGCGGGGAGGCTTTCCCGGCTCAAGCACCGCTGGGAGAAGGAGGGGGTGCTTCTGGAGGAGGCCTTTTGGCTGGAGCCGAGGCCCCTTTTGGCGCGCCTCGCCGAGGGGCTTCCCCTTCTAAGGGGCCGGGTCCTCGCCTGGGAGCCTCCCTGGCTGGTCCTCGAGGGCGGCGGGCGGGTCAGGGGGGAGGTTCTGGTCTACGCCGGGGGGGGCCGGGGGGCGCACCTTTTGGGCCTGGAGGGGCGGCACGTCCCGGGGCTCGTCCTCACCCTCTTGGACTACTTTCCCCGGGCCGTGAGCTACCGGGTCTACTTGGCGGGGGCGGCCTTAGGGGGAAGCTACCTCCCGGGGGAGGAGGGCTACCGCCTCCCGCCGCCCACGGAAGGGGAGGTGGAGTGGCTTCTCCAAGGGGCCGAGGCCCTTGTGGGCTACCGCCCCCGGGTGGCCTCCCTTTGGCGGGGGGTGCGCTTTAGGCTTTCCTCCTTTCTCTTCCCCGTGGAGGGGGGGTTCGCCCTCACCGGGCTCGGCTCCACGGGCTTTCTCTACGCGCCTCTCCTCGCAGAGAGGCTTGCCGAAAGGCTTTAG
- a CDS encoding ABC transporter ATP-binding protein, with protein sequence MLRLENITKRFGPVVANDRISLEVRAGEVLALLGENGAGKTTLVSLLYGLYAPDEGRILLEGRPVQIPSPKAAQALGIALVPQHPELIEAHTVAENLALGLDLPFLLPRRALVRRLKALLAGHPLGVDLEAPVHLLSAGEKQRVEILRALLAKPKVLILDEPTSVLTPQEAEGLFQEIARYKAMGLAVIFISHKLDEVLRVADRIAVLRGGRKVGEVPREKADRDLLVRLMVGREVEPPRLGFPPGKRPLLEVRDLFVPRRGVPVQGVSFVLWEGEILGVAGVAGSGQKELVEALAGLRPYRGEVRFLGAPLPRDPARLHALGVAHIPEDRAMGVVGTMSVAENLALRRYARFARRGLLSRRAMEEKASELIRRFGIQTPSPRTPVRFLSGGNVQKVILARELGEGARLVLAMHPTYGVDVGAAEEVHRLLLDLAKGGAAVLLVSEDLDEILALSHRVAALYQGRLVGPLPREGVGLERLGAMMTGGRA encoded by the coding sequence ATGCTGCGGCTGGAGAACATCACGAAACGCTTCGGCCCGGTGGTGGCCAACGACCGCATCAGCCTCGAGGTGCGGGCCGGGGAGGTCCTCGCCCTCCTGGGGGAGAACGGGGCGGGGAAGACCACCCTGGTGAGCCTCCTCTACGGCCTTTACGCGCCGGACGAGGGGCGGATCCTCCTGGAGGGGCGCCCCGTCCAGATCCCCTCCCCCAAGGCGGCCCAGGCCCTGGGCATCGCCCTCGTGCCCCAGCACCCCGAGCTCATTGAGGCCCACACCGTGGCCGAGAACCTGGCCCTGGGGCTGGACCTGCCCTTCCTGCTTCCCCGAAGGGCCCTCGTCCGCAGGCTCAAGGCCCTGCTGGCGGGGCACCCTCTGGGGGTGGACCTGGAGGCGCCCGTCCACCTCCTCTCCGCCGGGGAGAAGCAGCGGGTGGAGATCCTCAGGGCCCTTCTCGCCAAGCCCAAGGTCCTGATCCTGGACGAGCCCACCAGCGTCCTCACCCCCCAGGAGGCGGAGGGCCTTTTCCAGGAGATCGCCCGCTACAAGGCCATGGGCCTCGCGGTGATCTTCATCAGCCACAAGCTGGACGAGGTGCTCCGGGTGGCGGACCGCATCGCCGTCCTCCGGGGGGGGAGAAAGGTGGGGGAGGTGCCGAGGGAGAAGGCGGACCGGGACCTCCTCGTGCGCCTCATGGTGGGGCGGGAGGTGGAGCCTCCCCGCCTCGGCTTCCCTCCGGGGAAGAGGCCCCTTCTGGAGGTGCGGGACCTCTTCGTGCCCCGCCGGGGGGTCCCGGTCCAGGGGGTGAGCTTCGTGCTCTGGGAAGGGGAGATCCTCGGCGTGGCCGGGGTGGCGGGAAGCGGGCAGAAGGAGCTCGTGGAGGCCTTGGCGGGGCTTAGGCCCTACCGGGGGGAGGTGCGGTTCCTGGGCGCCCCCTTGCCCCGGGACCCCGCCCGCCTCCACGCCTTGGGGGTGGCCCACATCCCCGAGGACCGGGCCATGGGGGTGGTGGGGACGATGAGCGTGGCGGAGAACCTGGCCCTGCGCCGCTACGCCCGCTTCGCCCGGCGGGGTTTGCTCTCCCGTAGGGCCATGGAGGAAAAGGCCTCGGAGCTCATCCGCCGCTTCGGGATCCAAACGCCTTCCCCCAGGACCCCCGTCCGCTTCCTCTCCGGGGGGAACGTGCAGAAGGTGATCCTGGCCCGGGAGCTCGGGGAGGGGGCCAGGCTGGTTTTGGCCATGCACCCCACCTACGGCGTGGACGTGGGGGCGGCGGAGGAGGTCCACCGCCTCCTCCTGGACCTGGCCAAGGGCGGGGCGGCCGTCCTCCTTGTGAGCGAGGACCTGGACGAGATCCTGGCCCTCTCCCACCGGGTGGCGGCCCTCTACCAGGGGCGGCTGGTGGGGCCCTTGCCGCGGGAGGGGGTGGGATTGGAGCGCCTGGGGGCCATGATGACGGGGGGTCGGGCGTGA
- a CDS encoding molybdenum cofactor guanylyltransferase, producing MYSGAVLAGGASRRFGEDKALFVYRGKPLLLWVLESLRGAEERFIVANRPYVGFGVPVYPDLLPGADSLSGLHSALAHARFPWVAVAATDLPFLTRGFWDFLYEQARASPYPVVAVYSPEGHLEPLMALYHKDCLPQVERQIREGDFRLGRVVEALGATYVAAEEVVARFGERVYLNANRRADLP from the coding sequence GTGTACTCGGGAGCGGTCCTCGCGGGAGGGGCCTCGAGGCGCTTTGGGGAGGACAAGGCCCTTTTCGTCTACCGGGGGAAGCCCCTCCTCCTCTGGGTCTTGGAGAGCCTTAGGGGGGCGGAGGAGCGCTTCATCGTGGCCAACCGCCCCTACGTGGGCTTCGGCGTCCCCGTCTACCCCGACCTCCTCCCGGGGGCGGATAGCCTCTCCGGCCTCCACTCCGCCCTCGCCCACGCCCGCTTCCCCTGGGTGGCGGTGGCGGCCACGGACCTTCCCTTCCTCACCCGGGGCTTTTGGGACTTCCTCTACGAGCAGGCCCGCGCCTCCCCCTACCCCGTGGTGGCGGTCTACAGCCCCGAGGGCCACCTCGAGCCCCTCATGGCCCTTTACCACAAGGACTGCCTGCCCCAGGTGGAGCGGCAGATCCGGGAGGGGGACTTCCGCCTGGGGCGGGTGGTGGAGGCTTTGGGGGCCACGTATGTGGCCGCCGAGGAGGTGGTGGCCCGGTTTGGGGAGCGGGTCTACCTCAACGCCAACCGCAGGGCCGACCTCCCGTAG
- a CDS encoding phosphotransferase, producing MAVAALKALLPPERLRRLTPLGGFEARVYTDGERVYKVYRKEEAHLAGLEARRMARAGFGSLVLAVIQGAEGGVLVTRRFPGRPFAPEAFTSKTLAALSHLFLALHRLPEPGKVTQEELLSRLERFAESLHDQPEALSLVQALKREVGLAAGVERRFCHRDAWAGNLLLKAPEAEGPEVFLVDWARAGGDDPARDLALLKTGSLDLLGEEAARAALFRMARLYPKEVRERLAFYVPLTYLHDLHWFRTKEPQGFPQALEEKLPKALAFFRDFFPRRGAW from the coding sequence GTGGCCGTCGCCGCCCTCAAGGCCCTCCTTCCCCCCGAACGCCTAAGGCGCCTCACCCCCCTGGGCGGGTTTGAGGCCCGGGTCTACACGGACGGCGAACGGGTTTACAAGGTCTACCGCAAGGAGGAGGCCCACCTGGCGGGCCTCGAGGCCCGCCGCATGGCCCGGGCGGGCTTCGGGAGCCTGGTCCTCGCCGTGATCCAGGGAGCGGAGGGGGGCGTCCTCGTCACCCGCCGCTTCCCCGGAAGGCCCTTCGCCCCCGAGGCCTTCACCTCCAAAACCCTCGCCGCCCTCTCCCACCTCTTCCTCGCCCTCCACCGCCTGCCCGAGCCGGGGAAGGTCACCCAAGAGGAACTCCTTTCCCGCCTGGAACGCTTCGCCGAGAGCCTCCACGACCAGCCGGAAGCCCTCTCCCTGGTCCAGGCCCTGAAGCGGGAGGTGGGCCTCGCCGCCGGGGTGGAACGCCGCTTCTGCCACCGGGACGCCTGGGCAGGAAACCTCCTCCTCAAAGCGCCGGAGGCGGAAGGCCCCGAGGTCTTCCTGGTGGACTGGGCCCGCGCCGGGGGGGACGACCCGGCGCGGGACCTCGCCCTCCTGAAGACGGGAAGCCTAGACCTCCTGGGGGAGGAGGCCGCCCGGGCCGCCCTCTTCCGCATGGCCCGCCTCTACCCCAAGGAGGTCCGGGAGCGCCTCGCCTTCTACGTCCCCCTCACTTACCTCCACGACCTCCACTGGTTCCGCACCAAGGAGCCCCAAGGCTTCCCGCAGGCCCTGGAGGAAAAGCTCCCCAAGGCCCTCGCCTTCTTCCGGGACTTCTTCCCCCGAAGGGGGGCGTGGTAG
- a CDS encoding CDGSH iron-sulfur domain-containing protein has translation MRLRFREKGPYVLDLPEGTPFRWNGEERRLERAKLALCRCGRSREKPFCDGSHKEAGFLAEKGELEVQ, from the coding sequence ATGCGCCTCCGCTTTCGGGAGAAGGGGCCCTACGTCCTGGACCTTCCGGAGGGGACCCCCTTCCGGTGGAACGGGGAGGAAAGGCGCCTAGAGCGGGCCAAGCTCGCCCTCTGCCGCTGCGGCCGGTCCCGGGAGAAGCCCTTCTGCGACGGGAGCCACAAGGAGGCGGGCTTCCTTGCGGAGAAGGGGGAGTTGGAGGTTCAGTAG
- the miaB gene encoding tRNA (N6-isopentenyl adenosine(37)-C2)-methylthiotransferase MiaB codes for MRAHIITYGCQMNEYDSHLVASELVSLGWELVDSVEEADFVLVNTCAVRGKPVEKVRSLLGQLRKEKERRGLLIGMMGCLAQLDEGQQMAKKFGVDVLLGPGALTSLPEALKANERFWDLTFREDVLDYIPPPPKGALSAHVTIIRGCNHHCTYCIVPTTRGPEVSRHPDLILKEIELLKQAGVVEVTLLGQNVNSYGKDQPGFPSFAELLRMVGGMGIPRVRFLTSHPVNFTDDIIEAIAETPAICRYIHLPVQSGSDRVLRRMAREYRRAHYLERIRKIREALPDAVLSTDIIVGFPGETEEDFQETLSLYDEVGYDQAYMFIYSPRPGTPAYKHFQDLPREVKVERLMRLIEKQKEWSYRRNLEWVGKTVEVLVRGEAKEEGFVQGHDRGNHPVLVPASQAPVPGLYQVEIKQATPHLLFGEVVGAEAPAPIPLPVA; via the coding sequence ATGCGTGCGCACATCATCACCTACGGCTGCCAGATGAACGAGTACGACTCCCACCTGGTGGCGAGCGAGCTCGTGAGCCTCGGGTGGGAGCTCGTGGACTCGGTGGAGGAGGCGGACTTCGTCCTGGTGAACACCTGCGCCGTGCGGGGCAAGCCCGTGGAGAAGGTGCGCTCCCTCCTGGGCCAGCTCCGCAAGGAGAAGGAGCGTCGGGGCCTCCTCATCGGGATGATGGGGTGCCTGGCCCAGCTGGACGAGGGCCAGCAGATGGCGAAGAAGTTCGGGGTGGACGTCCTCTTGGGCCCCGGGGCCCTCACCTCCTTGCCCGAGGCCCTGAAGGCGAACGAGAGGTTCTGGGACCTCACCTTCCGAGAGGACGTCCTGGACTACATTCCCCCGCCTCCCAAGGGGGCGCTTTCCGCCCACGTGACCATCATCCGGGGGTGCAACCACCACTGCACCTACTGCATCGTCCCCACCACCCGCGGCCCCGAGGTCTCCCGCCACCCCGACCTCATCCTTAAGGAGATTGAGCTCCTGAAGCAGGCGGGGGTGGTGGAGGTCACCCTCCTCGGCCAGAACGTCAACTCCTACGGCAAGGACCAGCCGGGCTTCCCCTCCTTCGCCGAGCTCCTCCGCATGGTGGGCGGGATGGGCATCCCCCGGGTGCGCTTCCTCACCAGCCACCCGGTGAACTTCACCGACGACATCATTGAGGCCATCGCCGAAACCCCCGCCATCTGCCGCTACATCCACCTGCCCGTGCAGTCGGGCTCCGACCGGGTGCTCCGCCGCATGGCCCGGGAGTACCGCCGGGCACACTATTTGGAGAGGATCCGGAAGATCCGCGAGGCCCTCCCCGATGCCGTGCTTTCCACCGACATCATCGTGGGCTTCCCCGGGGAGACGGAGGAGGACTTCCAGGAGACCCTTTCCCTCTACGACGAGGTGGGGTACGACCAGGCCTACATGTTCATCTACTCGCCCCGCCCCGGCACCCCCGCCTACAAGCACTTCCAGGACCTGCCCCGGGAGGTGAAGGTGGAGCGCCTGATGCGCCTCATTGAGAAGCAGAAGGAGTGGAGCTACCGCAGGAACCTGGAGTGGGTGGGGAAGACGGTGGAGGTGTTGGTCCGGGGCGAGGCCAAGGAGGAGGGCTTCGTCCAGGGGCACGACCGGGGGAACCACCCCGTGCTCGTCCCCGCTTCCCAGGCCCCGGTGCCGGGCCTCTACCAGGTGGAGATCAAGCAGGCCACGCCCCACCTCCTCTTCGGGGAGGTGGTGGGGGCGGAGGCCCCGGCCCCCATCCCCCTGCCCGTGGCCTAG
- the upp gene encoding uracil phosphoribosyltransferase translates to MRITLVDHPLVQHKLAHLRDKRTGPKDFRELAEEVAMLMAYEAMRDLELEETTVETPIAPARVKVLSGKKLALVAILRAGLVMVEGILKLVPHARVGHIGLYRDPESLNPVQYYIKLPPDIAERRAFLLDPMLATGGSASLALSLLKERGATGVKLMAILAAPEGLERIAKDHPDTEVVVAAIDERLNDHGYIVPGLGDAGDRIYGTK, encoded by the coding sequence ATGAGGATCACCCTGGTGGACCACCCCCTGGTCCAGCACAAGCTGGCCCACCTCAGGGACAAGCGCACGGGCCCCAAGGACTTCCGCGAGCTCGCCGAAGAGGTCGCCATGCTCATGGCCTACGAGGCCATGCGGGACCTGGAGCTGGAGGAGACCACGGTGGAGACCCCCATCGCCCCCGCCCGGGTCAAGGTGCTCTCCGGGAAAAAGCTCGCCCTGGTGGCCATCCTGCGGGCGGGGCTCGTGATGGTGGAGGGGATTTTGAAGCTCGTCCCCCACGCCCGGGTGGGGCACATCGGCCTCTACCGGGACCCCGAGTCCTTAAACCCCGTGCAGTACTACATCAAGCTCCCCCCGGACATCGCCGAGCGCCGGGCCTTCCTCCTGGACCCCATGCTGGCCACGGGAGGAAGCGCAAGCCTCGCCCTCTCCCTCCTCAAGGAACGGGGGGCCACCGGGGTCAAGCTCATGGCCATCCTCGCCGCCCCCGAGGGCCTGGAGCGCATCGCCAAGGACCACCCCGACACCGAGGTGGTGGTGGCGGCCATAGACGAGCGCCTCAACGACCACGGCTACATCGTCCCCGGCCTCGGCGACGCCGGGGACCGGATCTATGGCACCAAGTGA
- a CDS encoding radical SAM protein, whose translation MELLRPEATVLSLGRRVLSFDREGRPYHYFREGKTYKRALDGSLHLRYREGERRRRRLAPEEALGVYQEVLDLAEAHLRDERRREEVLRWTPEGLLDPTPYRRAYAWPVSILPPDAYLSVVLQATTGCTWNRCAFCSFYQDRPFQKRTPEAFREHIQAVLALLGRGRLLRRGVFLADGNALALSEPLLPLLELVRAHFPGEPVMGFLDLFTGLKKAPSWWERLGGMGLRRVYIGLETGHAPLLALLRKPGHPKEVLPLVRALKAAGLSVGVILMVGAGGKAFAEAHFRESLALLAELPLGRGDVVYLSPFREDPGTPYAALGLAPLEDLEGELQRWAQAVRRLGLRASRYEIREFLY comes from the coding sequence ATGGAGCTCCTCCGGCCCGAGGCCACGGTCCTTTCCCTGGGGAGGCGGGTCCTTTCCTTTGACCGGGAGGGAAGGCCCTACCACTACTTCCGCGAGGGGAAGACCTACAAGCGCGCCCTGGACGGGAGCCTCCACCTCCGCTACCGGGAAGGGGAGAGGAGGCGGAGAAGGCTTGCCCCCGAGGAGGCCCTTGGGGTCTACCAGGAGGTCCTGGACCTGGCCGAGGCCCACCTGCGGGACGAAAGGAGGCGGGAGGAGGTGCTCCGCTGGACCCCCGAGGGCCTCCTGGACCCCACGCCCTACCGCAGGGCCTACGCCTGGCCCGTGAGCATCCTTCCCCCCGACGCCTACCTCTCCGTGGTCCTACAGGCCACCACGGGATGCACCTGGAACCGCTGCGCCTTCTGCAGCTTCTACCAGGACCGCCCCTTCCAGAAGCGAACCCCCGAGGCTTTCCGGGAGCACATCCAGGCCGTCTTGGCCCTGCTCGGGCGGGGCAGGCTTCTTAGGCGCGGGGTCTTCCTCGCGGACGGGAACGCCCTCGCCCTCTCCGAGCCCCTTCTTCCCCTCCTGGAGCTCGTGCGGGCCCACTTCCCCGGGGAGCCCGTGATGGGGTTTCTGGACCTCTTCACCGGCCTGAAGAAAGCCCCTTCCTGGTGGGAAAGGCTTGGGGGTATGGGCCTCCGGCGGGTCTACATCGGCCTGGAGACGGGGCACGCCCCCCTCCTCGCCCTCCTCCGGAAGCCCGGCCACCCCAAGGAGGTCCTGCCCCTGGTCCGGGCGTTGAAGGCGGCGGGGCTTTCCGTGGGGGTGATCCTCATGGTGGGGGCGGGGGGAAAGGCCTTCGCCGAGGCCCACTTCCGGGAAAGCCTCGCCCTCCTCGCGGAGCTTCCCTTGGGGAGAGGGGACGTGGTCTACCTCTCCCCCTTCCGGGAGGACCCCGGCACCCCGTACGCCGCCCTCGGCCTTGCTCCCTTGGAGGACCTCGAGGGGGAACTCCAAAGGTGGGCCCAGGCGGTGCGTCGCCTCGGCCTCAGGGCCTCCCGGTACGAGATCCGGGAGTTCCTCTACTGA